From Juglans regia cultivar Chandler unplaced genomic scaffold, Walnut 2.0 Scaffold_157, whole genome shotgun sequence, the proteins below share one genomic window:
- the LOC109011441 gene encoding G-type lectin S-receptor-like serine/threonine-protein kinase LECRK3: MLILQELGGQEKSITGAADPAFIASILDSGNLLLYNLNSRIIWQSFDYPTDSLLPGQALRADRQLVSSISETNHSKGSFRILMQNDGNLVMYPVDSPQNGDYSYWTTHRNFGFAGDNAKLMLDGSGRLYMLNKTGVLFTNLTNSGVPSDGRIYRAAIDADGIFRLYSLQLAGNSNWSIEWSEPKDKCSPIGLCGINAYCDLVNQQPLCFCPPGFVSINQKQTTLGCDRNFVPQSCSFEDEHIEYTIQELQNTTWAESTYAILSPLTREECNQACLKDCSCEAALLEIQECKKQRLPLTLGKRQQEDGKQITTVFLKIGMGSGQNGTPAPNESSSKGLQMDLLVISVACVAFALSILALVAFLILRYRLWAYKKVPYEVSEGLIDDVSLRAFTYIELEVATNGFLEKLGKGSFGTVFKGTLSSGQRKIAVKRLEKIVAEGEVEFRNEMRSIGRTHHRNLVQLLGYCHEGSNRLLVYEYMSNGTLSDYLFKLEIKPNWDERIKISLNVARGILYLHEECETQIIHCDINPNNILMDEFGCAKIADFGLAKLLMPDHSRTLTGIRGTRGYVAPEWHKNLPITVKVDVYSFGIVFLVIICCRRSIDINVPEDEAVLVDWVYNCFKANEMQKLVPEVVLDQQNLERMVRIGLWCIEEDPAVRPSMKKVVQMLEGTVEIPIPPCA; this comes from the coding sequence ATGCTCATCTTGCAAGAGTTGGGAGGCCAAGAAAAATCCATTACCGGCGCTGCAGATCCTGCTTTTATTGCCTCCATTCTCGATTCTGGCAACCTTCTTCTCTACAACTTGAATTCAAGAATTATATGGCAAAGTTTTGATTACCCAACAGACAGTCTTCTGCCTGGCCAGGCCTTACGAGCTGACAGGCAGCTTGTTTCTAGCATCTCTGAAACCAATCACTCGAAGGGAAGCTTCCGGATCTTGATGCAGAATGATGGGAACCTTGTGATGTATCCAGTAGATTCTCCACAAAATGGAGACTATTCTTATTGGACAACGCATAGAAATTTCGGCTTCGCTGGAGATAATGCAAAACTGATGCTAGATGGAAGTGGCCGCCTATACATGCTCAATAAAACTGGTGTCTTGTTCACGAACCTCACTAATAGTGGTGTTCCCTCTGATGGGAGAATTTATCGTGCTGCAATTGATGCAGACGGGATATTTCGGTTGTACTCTCTTCAATTGGCTGGGAATAGTAATTGGTCAATCGAGTGGTCTGAGCCAAAAGATAAATGCTCTCCTATAGGCCTCTGTGGCATTAATGCGTATTGCGATCTCGTCAATCAACAACCCCTTTGCTTTTGTCCTCCTGGTTTTGTTTCCATCAACCAGAAACAAACCACGTTGGGATGTGACAGAAACTTTGTTCCACAAAGTTGTTCTTTTGAAGATGAACATATAGAGTACACTATTCAGGAATTGCAAAATACCACATGGGCAGAAAGCACATATGCCATTTTGTCCCCTTTGACGAGAGAAGAATGCAATCAAGCCTGTTTAAAGGATTGTAGCTGTGAAGCTGCTTTGCTCGAAATCCAAGAATGCAAGAAACAAAGGCTTCCATTGACACTCGGGAAAAGACAACAAGAGGATGGCAAACAAATCACTACAGTATTTCTTAAAATAGGAATGGGCTCAGGCCAGAACGGAACTCCGGCTCCCAACGAAAGCAGCAGTAAAGGTTTGCAAATGGATCTCTTGGTCATTAGTGTTGCATGTGTCGCTTTCGCGTTAAGTATACTAGCCCTTGTCGCTTTCCTTATCTTAAGATATCGTCTTTGGGCATACAAAAAGGTTCCTTATGAAGTTAGCGAAGGATTAATAGACGATGTCTCTCTGAGAGCATTTACTTATATTGAACTTGAAGTTGCAACGAATGGCTTCCTCGAAAAATTAGGTAAGGGCTCTTTTGGTACAGTTTTCAAGGGAACCTTATCGAGCGGGCAGAGGAAAATTGCAGTCAAAAGATTGGAAAAAATTGTGGCTGAAGGAGAAGTGGAATTCCGGAATGAGATGAGGTCTATTGGAAGAACCCACCATAGAAACCTAGTCCAGCTACTAGGTTACTGCCATGAAGGTTCCAATAGACTTTTAGTGTACGAGTACATGAGCAATGGAACACTCTCTGACTACCTCTTCAAATTAGAAATAAAGCCAAATTGGGACGAAAGAATTAAAATCTCTTTAAATGTTGCTAGAGGCATCTTATATTTACACGAAGAATGTGAGACTCAAATTATCCATTGTGACATAAATCCTAACAACATTCTAATGGACGAGTTTGGGTGTGCCAAGATTGCAGATTTTGGACTCGCAAAGCTATTGATGCCAGACCATTCTAGGACTCTCACTGGGATAAGAGGAACAAGAGGGTATGTTGCCCCTGAGTGGCACAAGAACTTGCCCATCACAGTAAAAGTAGATGTGTATAGTTTTGGTATTGTATTTTTGGTCATTATATGTTGTCGTAGGAGCATTGATATCAATGTTCCTGAAGATGAGGCAGTTCTTGTGGACTGGGTATACAACTGTTTCAAGGCTAATGAAATGCAGAAGCTAGTGCCTGAAGTAGTACTTGATCAGCAAAACTTGGAGAGAATGGTAAGAATCGGGCTCTGGTGTATTGAAGAGGACCCAGCAGTCCGTCCTTCAATGAAGAAGGTGGTTCAAATGTTGGAAGGTACTGTAGAGATACCAATTCCTCCATGCGCTTGA